From Flavobacteriales bacterium, the proteins below share one genomic window:
- a CDS encoding nucleoid-associated protein gives MDTLYLEEVQLTHLVTHRVGNKGREEGLGLSQSGSRIKEDALSHLMTYFLSPFKAEEFFRFAHPVDQEMNEVFGIIQELFDRKVEFLEGSQSLAKLLYEVSRHPNIPQGQFHVAKMDGAILNGEELDMIGIFKSEQTAPFIKAEPGEEQYDILADEGYEIKGLDKGVLIFDVDREEGYKVLVHNAQRGVEARFWNDEFLQIIECNDAYHRTKEFMQITKEYVTEKLDEEFEVERTEQIDLLNRSVNFFKENEAFDKKEFTQQIFQDQAVIESFDRFEDQYRQSYSLEPVDSFEISDKAVKKQSRVFKSVLKLDKNFHVYIHGDKSLIERGHEPDGRKFYKIFYEKEH, from the coding sequence ATGGACACACTCTATCTTGAAGAAGTACAACTGACCCATCTGGTCACTCACCGCGTGGGTAATAAAGGCCGTGAAGAAGGTCTAGGACTTTCCCAGTCAGGGAGTCGCATCAAGGAGGATGCCCTATCCCATTTGATGACCTATTTCCTATCTCCGTTCAAGGCCGAGGAATTCTTCCGATTCGCCCACCCGGTCGATCAAGAGATGAATGAGGTCTTCGGAATCATCCAAGAACTCTTCGACCGGAAAGTAGAATTTTTAGAAGGCAGCCAATCGTTGGCCAAGTTGCTATATGAAGTGAGCCGGCATCCCAATATCCCACAAGGACAATTCCATGTGGCCAAGATGGATGGTGCCATCCTCAATGGGGAAGAACTCGATATGATCGGAATCTTCAAATCCGAGCAGACAGCACCATTTATCAAGGCCGAGCCGGGCGAAGAGCAATACGATATCCTGGCCGATGAAGGCTATGAAATAAAGGGACTGGATAAAGGAGTGTTGATCTTCGATGTGGATCGGGAGGAAGGGTATAAGGTGCTGGTGCATAACGCACAGCGTGGGGTAGAGGCCCGCTTCTGGAATGATGAATTCTTACAGATCATCGAGTGCAACGATGCCTATCACCGCACCAAGGAGTTCATGCAGATCACCAAGGAATATGTCACGGAGAAATTGGATGAGGAATTCGAGGTGGAACGCACAGAGCAGATCGATCTACTGAATCGTTCGGTCAATTTTTTCAAAGAGAATGAGGCCTTCGATAAAAAGGAGTTCACCCAACAGATATTTCAGGATCAGGCCGTAATAGAGAGTTTCGATCGATTCGAGGACCAGTACCGACAATCCTATTCTCTGGAGCCGGTAGACAGTTTCGAGATCTCTGATAAAGCGGTCAAGAAACAGTCACGCGTATTCAAAAGCGTATTGAAATTGGATAAGAATTTCCATGTCTATATACATGGGGACAAGAGTCTCATAGAGCGGGGTCACGAACCGGATGGCCGTAAATTCTATAAGATCTTCTACGAGAAGGAGCACTGA
- a CDS encoding YifB family Mg chelatase-like AAA ATPase: VILIGPPGAGKTMLAKRLPTILPPLSLHEALETTKIHSIVGKNSKEEGLISTRPFRSPHHTISDVALVGGGGYPQPGEISLAHNGVLFLDELPEFKRTVLEVMRQPLEDRVVNISRAKFSVDYPAAFMLVASMNPCPCGYYNHPEKDCVCPPGMVQKYLNKISGPLLDRIDLHIEVTPVGFAELASKQETERSAPIRERVTQARQIQNDRFEDNKEIHANAHMGKKELNQHCEISAEGTEMLKVAMDRLGLSARAYDRILKVSRTIADLAGSEKIETDHLAEAIQYRSLDREGWAG, encoded by the coding sequence ATGTCATTCTGATTGGCCCTCCAGGTGCGGGGAAGACCATGCTCGCCAAACGACTGCCGACTATCCTACCGCCATTGAGTCTGCATGAAGCTTTGGAGACTACCAAGATCCATAGTATCGTTGGGAAGAATTCCAAGGAAGAAGGCCTCATAAGTACGCGTCCTTTCCGCTCACCGCATCATACGATCTCAGATGTGGCTTTGGTAGGAGGCGGAGGCTATCCACAACCCGGAGAGATCTCATTGGCCCACAATGGAGTGCTCTTCTTGGATGAATTGCCCGAATTCAAGCGAACAGTCTTGGAGGTGATGCGACAGCCATTGGAGGATAGGGTGGTAAATATCTCCCGTGCAAAATTCTCTGTGGATTATCCGGCTGCCTTTATGCTCGTGGCCTCTATGAATCCCTGCCCCTGTGGATACTACAATCATCCCGAGAAAGATTGTGTATGCCCTCCGGGGATGGTACAGAAATATCTGAACAAGATATCCGGACCGCTCTTGGATCGTATCGATCTACACATTGAGGTGACGCCAGTTGGATTTGCAGAATTGGCCAGCAAGCAGGAGACCGAGCGAAGTGCGCCCATCCGAGAGCGCGTGACCCAAGCCCGACAGATCCAGAACGACCGATTCGAGGACAACAAGGAGATACATGCCAATGCCCACATGGGAAAGAAAGAGCTGAATCAACACTGTGAGATCAGCGCTGAAGGCACAGAGATGCTCAAGGTGGCCATGGATAGACTTGGACTTAGTGCTCGGGCCTATGACCGCATATTGAAGGTCTCCCGTACAATAGCCGATCTGGCCGGATCAGAAAAGATCGAGACGGATCATCTGGCCGAGGCTATCCAATATCGGAGTCTGGATAGAGAAGGTTGGGCGGGATGA